A single Brachybacterium sillae DNA region contains:
- a CDS encoding WcbI family polysaccharide biosynthesis putative acetyltransferase encodes MHEDEGRRRHYGHFYGLEDLPEDDLLLVWGNCQGESYRRLLGGEPGTPLHGADLVSVRVPPAFEAQPDEVAHLERLLPRVKALVTQPIPHDYRGMPIGTDQLVARLPEDAAVVRIPVVYDVSRFPWQVTLRNWKFAPGAAERPGEDPPVVPYHDLRVLAEAATGRRREVAPAAIREAAAASVQALRAREEAKGTLSMADLVAAERGVGFYTVNHPTNTVLTRVAERVAEHLPGDVAVQPVPASRVLLGGVRAPLEAVVVEALDLDAEPTEDWTVAGQTVPAEQLRQTHLDWYAQNPQAVEVGLRKYADQLRLLGLAG; translated from the coding sequence GTGCACGAGGACGAGGGACGACGCCGGCACTACGGGCACTTCTACGGGCTCGAGGACCTGCCCGAGGACGACCTGCTGCTGGTGTGGGGCAACTGCCAGGGCGAGTCGTATCGGCGGCTGCTCGGCGGGGAGCCCGGCACACCGCTGCACGGGGCGGACCTGGTGAGCGTGCGCGTGCCGCCCGCCTTCGAGGCCCAGCCGGACGAGGTCGCGCACCTGGAGCGGCTGCTGCCGCGCGTGAAGGCGCTCGTCACCCAGCCGATCCCGCACGACTACCGGGGCATGCCCATCGGCACGGACCAGCTCGTGGCCCGGCTGCCTGAGGACGCTGCCGTGGTGCGGATCCCCGTGGTGTACGACGTCTCGCGCTTCCCCTGGCAGGTCACCCTCCGCAACTGGAAGTTCGCGCCCGGGGCGGCCGAGCGGCCGGGGGAGGACCCGCCCGTCGTGCCGTACCACGACCTGCGCGTGCTGGCCGAGGCGGCGACGGGCCGTCGTCGGGAGGTGGCGCCGGCGGCGATCCGCGAGGCCGCGGCCGCCTCCGTGCAGGCGCTGCGGGCGCGGGAGGAGGCGAAGGGGACGCTGTCCATGGCGGACCTCGTGGCGGCGGAGCGGGGCGTCGGCTTCTACACCGTGAACCACCCGACCAACACGGTGCTGACCCGCGTGGCCGAGCGCGTGGCCGAGCACCTGCCGGGCGACGTCGCCGTCCAGCCCGTGCCCGCCTCCCGCGTGCTCCTCGGCGGGGTGCGCGCTCCCCTCGAGGCGGTCGTGGTCGAGGCCCTCGACCTCGACGCCGAGCCGACCGAGGACTGGACCGTGGCCGGTCAGACCGTCCCGGCCGAGCAGCTGCGACAGACCCACCTGGACTGGTACGCGCAGAACCCGCAGGCCGTGGAGGTGGGGCTGCGCAAGTACGCCGACCAGCTGCGGCTGCTGGGCCTCGCCGGCTGA
- a CDS encoding glycosyltransferase, with protein sequence MSAAVSVVVPYYRAQADLDRLTAALAAQRGLTGGLQLVVADDGSPVPPRVDPGLPFDVVTVRQPDRGFRASAARALGAEAADGDVLAFLDGDMLPEPGYLAAALAAVAAAPRDAAVVGRRRHLAEAWLERAWADGWRPGHEVPADARLADPAWMREGYRATDDLRRADSTGYRYVISAVLTVAREVYEDAGGFDPAFVGYGGEDWELAHRLWRVGAALRHAPGAVAWQAGADFGGRCDAAEAARVKAREALVLASRIPATTARGYGLSLAGPLRVEARVRVPEGADGAAAAVVAVDAVLCAAPGARVGVVGGLDEAAARALGDPRVRLLGEPDGDAAAPEDLPPTPARGDLDAARSVPDWSVDVRVPLRPAAAGARPDADAVAAWLLRLERAGVERVEVLGEPGERAERDVLAVLTCARARWRHRRGGTARVWRVPASRLGWAPVAAVPDLEAWWGGWG encoded by the coding sequence GTGAGCGCCGCCGTCTCCGTGGTGGTGCCCTACTACCGGGCCCAGGCGGACCTCGACCGGCTCACGGCCGCGCTCGCGGCCCAGCGCGGCCTGACCGGGGGGCTGCAGCTCGTGGTGGCCGACGACGGCTCGCCCGTCCCGCCCCGGGTGGACCCGGGCCTGCCGTTCGACGTGGTGACCGTGCGCCAGCCGGACCGCGGGTTCCGCGCCTCGGCGGCTCGGGCGCTCGGGGCGGAGGCGGCCGACGGGGACGTGCTCGCCTTCCTCGACGGGGACATGCTCCCCGAGCCCGGGTACCTCGCCGCGGCGCTGGCAGCGGTGGCCGCGGCGCCCCGGGACGCCGCGGTGGTGGGCCGGCGGCGGCACCTGGCCGAGGCCTGGCTGGAGCGGGCCTGGGCGGACGGCTGGCGGCCCGGGCACGAGGTGCCCGCAGACGCCCGCCTGGCCGATCCGGCCTGGATGCGCGAGGGGTACCGGGCCACGGACGACCTGCGTCGCGCCGACTCCACCGGCTACCGGTACGTCATCTCGGCCGTGCTCACGGTGGCGCGCGAGGTCTACGAGGACGCCGGCGGCTTCGACCCCGCCTTCGTGGGCTACGGCGGGGAGGACTGGGAGCTGGCACACCGGCTGTGGCGCGTGGGGGCGGCCCTGCGCCACGCACCGGGCGCGGTGGCGTGGCAGGCCGGCGCCGACTTCGGCGGACGCTGCGACGCCGCCGAGGCCGCCCGGGTGAAGGCCCGCGAGGCGCTCGTGCTCGCCTCGCGCATCCCCGCGACGACGGCCCGCGGCTACGGCCTGTCCCTGGCCGGCCCACTGCGGGTCGAGGCGCGCGTGCGGGTGCCGGAGGGCGCGGACGGCGCGGCGGCGGCCGTGGTGGCGGTGGACGCCGTGCTGTGCGCGGCGCCGGGGGCGCGGGTCGGCGTCGTAGGCGGCCTCGACGAGGCGGCGGCGCGCGCGCTCGGCGACCCCCGCGTGCGGCTGCTGGGCGAGCCTGACGGCGACGCGGCGGCACCCGAGGACCTGCCGCCGACGCCGGCGCGCGGCGACCTCGACGCCGCGCGGTCGGTGCCCGACTGGTCCGTGGACGTGCGCGTGCCGCTGCGGCCCGCCGCGGCCGGAGCCCGGCCTGACGCTGACGCCGTCGCCGCGTGGCTGCTGCGCCTGGAACGGGCCGGCGTCGAGCGCGTGGAGGTGCTGGGCGAGCCGGGCGAGCGGGCCGAACGCGACGTGCTCGCCGTGCTGACGTGTGCGCGGGCGCGGTGGCGGCACCGGCGGGGCGGGACGGCGCGGGTGTGGCGGGTGCCCGCCTCCCGGCTGGGCTGGGCGCCCGTGGCCGCCGTGCCGGACCTCGAGGCGTGGTGGGGCGGCTGGGGCTGA
- a CDS encoding glycosyltransferase — MSITVQHVPAQHPYTRAIRPLDPGAAPDVEFLPNPPVPGAPAHQWWPPRALDAEWLAEHRPDVLHVHFGFEHFSPAQLAAALDTQHAHGGAVVVTVHDLENPHLTDQGPHRDRLAVLLGRADAVLTLTPGAAATLARDYGVRALVVPHPHIVPLEDLVAQGDDDAPGALPPDASDDGDGAAAPARLLVHAKDLRAQVAPVALLPVLAAAVATLADRGLDARVTVEVQDTVQDEDALAALRAGCAHHGFELWQHDRLDDPALHALLRDVDVSVLPYRIGTHSGWVEMCRDLGVPVAVADIGHIADQSGAWLTPDSLAAFDPEDPDSLADALETLVRARARTAPADPAARARQRRRVAAAHVAVYREALARARGALPSVSVLVITGHRDEHLARVIAGLERSHRRPDQVVVVFMGQPDGRVPATDLPVTVGHVAADAGLPLAQARNRAAELATGEILVFLDVDCIPAAETVGVLATEVAAHPGSVVMGRPRYLRPGWTRGVGDADLTSHRADTLLRRLSVPHRARAHLTAGPSDEWHLVWTLILALRRADLARIGGFDAGFTGYGAEDTDLAFRARDAGLTLRFSPAEAFHQHHGVMAPPLHHLEDILVNARRFRQVHGRWAMEGWLRAFADAGLIAWDPEGERLELLRHPTEAELTAARRDDAAY, encoded by the coding sequence GTGAGCATCACCGTCCAGCACGTGCCCGCGCAGCACCCGTACACCCGCGCGATCCGCCCCCTCGACCCGGGCGCCGCGCCGGACGTGGAGTTCCTGCCGAACCCGCCGGTGCCGGGCGCGCCCGCGCACCAGTGGTGGCCGCCCCGGGCCCTGGACGCGGAGTGGCTGGCCGAGCACCGCCCGGACGTGCTGCACGTGCACTTCGGCTTCGAGCACTTCAGCCCCGCCCAGCTGGCCGCCGCCCTGGACACGCAGCACGCGCACGGGGGCGCCGTCGTCGTGACCGTGCACGACCTCGAGAACCCGCACCTGACGGACCAGGGCCCCCACCGAGACCGCCTGGCCGTGCTGCTGGGCCGCGCGGACGCCGTGCTCACGCTCACCCCCGGCGCCGCGGCGACCCTCGCCCGCGACTACGGCGTGCGCGCCCTCGTGGTCCCCCACCCGCACATCGTCCCGCTCGAGGACCTCGTGGCGCAGGGCGACGACGACGCCCCCGGCGCGCTGCCCCCCGACGCGTCCGACGACGGCGACGGCGCGGCCGCCCCCGCCCGCCTGCTGGTGCACGCCAAGGACTTGCGGGCCCAGGTGGCCCCGGTGGCGCTGCTGCCGGTGCTCGCCGCCGCCGTCGCGACGCTGGCCGACCGCGGCCTCGACGCGCGGGTGACCGTGGAGGTCCAGGACACCGTGCAGGACGAGGACGCCCTGGCCGCGCTGCGCGCGGGCTGCGCCCACCACGGCTTCGAGCTGTGGCAGCACGACCGGCTCGACGACCCCGCCCTGCACGCGCTGCTGCGCGACGTGGACGTGTCCGTGCTGCCGTACCGCATCGGCACCCACTCGGGCTGGGTCGAGATGTGCCGGGACCTGGGGGTGCCGGTGGCCGTCGCGGACATCGGGCACATCGCGGACCAGTCCGGCGCCTGGTTGACCCCCGACTCGCTCGCCGCGTTCGACCCGGAGGATCCCGACTCCCTCGCCGACGCGCTCGAGACGCTGGTGCGCGCCCGCGCGCGCACGGCCCCCGCCGACCCGGCCGCCCGGGCCCGGCAGCGCCGTCGCGTGGCCGCCGCACACGTGGCGGTCTACCGCGAGGCCCTCGCCCGGGCGCGCGGAGCGTTGCCGAGCGTGTCCGTGCTGGTGATCACGGGGCACCGGGACGAGCACCTGGCCCGCGTGATCGCCGGGCTGGAGCGCTCTCACCGCCGCCCGGACCAGGTGGTCGTGGTGTTCATGGGCCAGCCGGACGGGCGCGTCCCGGCCACGGACCTGCCCGTCACCGTGGGGCACGTGGCCGCCGACGCCGGCCTGCCCCTGGCGCAGGCCCGCAACCGCGCGGCCGAGCTCGCCACCGGCGAGATCCTCGTCTTCCTCGACGTGGACTGCATCCCGGCCGCCGAGACCGTCGGCGTGCTGGCCACGGAGGTCGCGGCCCACCCCGGGTCCGTGGTGATGGGCCGGCCCCGCTACCTGCGGCCGGGCTGGACCCGCGGCGTCGGGGACGCCGACCTGACCTCGCACCGCGCCGACACCCTGCTGCGCCGCCTCTCCGTGCCCCACCGGGCACGCGCGCACCTGACCGCCGGCCCCTCGGACGAGTGGCACCTCGTGTGGACGCTGATCCTGGCATTGCGGCGCGCGGACCTGGCCCGCATCGGCGGTTTCGACGCGGGCTTCACCGGCTACGGCGCCGAGGACACGGACCTGGCCTTCCGCGCCCGCGACGCCGGCCTGACGCTGCGGTTCAGCCCCGCCGAGGCGTTCCACCAGCACCACGGGGTGATGGCCCCGCCGCTGCACCACCTCGAGGACATCCTGGTCAACGCCCGCCGCTTCCGGCAGGTGCACGGCCGATGGGCCATGGAGGGGTGGCTGCGCGCGTTCGCGGACGCGGGGCTGATCGCGTGGGACCCCGAGGGCGAGCGGCTCGAGCTGCTGCGTCACCCCACGGAGGCGGAGCTGACGGCCGCCCGCCGCGACGACGCCGCGTACTGA
- a CDS encoding glycosyl transferase: protein MAPARRRVLYYAHQHGAGHLRHAAGLASTGAFDVTVVTAHPRAAALLPADVPVIPLPSDLVPGHEQPARSPLHWSPVGPEIRARFDALHAAAQRVDPDVCVVDVSVEAALFLRLAGWPVLHRRMHGERTDPAHALVYAEADGLFAHYAAELEVPAWRAAHADRVTYLGVADVTGRLGSRATTTSTAGAAPRVTVIAGTGGGGVRAADLARAASAVPEATWEVYGPIAGVGEPEAPGGLAAEAMPATVTLHGWVQAPARRAADADVVVVSAGHNAVVDAARSGRPVVLAPEPRPFDEQRVFVREIHRAAGVPWCAWEDPDADWAGAVRGALADPAAADRLAGLLLVAPDEHRRRWEAAIEGALG from the coding sequence ATGGCCCCGGCCCGCAGGCGGGTCCTCTACTACGCCCACCAGCACGGGGCGGGGCACCTGCGGCACGCCGCGGGCCTGGCGTCGACCGGGGCGTTCGACGTGACCGTCGTGACCGCCCACCCCCGGGCGGCCGCACTGCTGCCCGCGGACGTCCCCGTCATCCCGCTGCCCTCGGACCTCGTGCCCGGCCACGAGCAGCCGGCGCGCTCGCCCCTGCACTGGTCCCCGGTGGGGCCCGAGATCCGGGCGCGCTTCGACGCCCTCCACGCGGCGGCGCAACGGGTGGACCCGGACGTGTGCGTGGTGGACGTGTCCGTGGAGGCCGCCCTGTTCCTGCGCCTGGCGGGCTGGCCCGTGCTGCACCGCCGCATGCACGGCGAGCGCACCGACCCCGCGCACGCCCTCGTCTACGCCGAGGCCGACGGCCTCTTCGCCCACTACGCCGCCGAGCTCGAGGTCCCCGCCTGGCGCGCCGCCCACGCGGACCGGGTCACCTACCTCGGGGTCGCGGACGTCACCGGCCGACTCGGCAGCCGCGCCACGACGACGTCGACGGCCGGCGCCGCCCCGCGCGTCACCGTGATCGCCGGGACGGGCGGCGGCGGGGTGCGGGCCGCGGACCTGGCCCGGGCGGCATCCGCCGTGCCGGAGGCGACGTGGGAGGTGTACGGCCCGATCGCCGGGGTGGGCGAGCCGGAGGCGCCGGGCGGGCTCGCGGCGGAGGCGATGCCCGCCACCGTGACGCTGCACGGCTGGGTCCAGGCGCCGGCCCGCCGGGCCGCGGACGCCGACGTCGTGGTGGTCTCGGCCGGGCACAACGCCGTGGTGGACGCCGCCCGCTCCGGCCGCCCCGTGGTGCTCGCCCCCGAGCCGCGGCCGTTCGACGAGCAGCGCGTGTTCGTCCGCGAGATCCACCGGGCCGCGGGCGTGCCGTGGTGCGCGTGGGAGGACCCGGACGCCGACTGGGCTGGCGCGGTGCGCGGCGCCCTCGCGGACCCGGCCGCCGCCGACCGGCTCGCGGGCCTGCTACTCGTGGCGCCGGACGAGCACCGGCGGCGCTGGGAGGCGGCGATCGAGGGCGCACTGGGCTGA
- a CDS encoding glycosyltransferase gives MRISVLTHMLHPIRSPYEGGLERHTAMTVEHLVRRGHDVTVYAREGTRLPGDVVAVLPAEGAGPGRAGARVREEAARRACALILDGDSDAVLNNSLSPAPLELLRARPMVTVLHTPATLAEVLAVVDAPGWTAPDHHRWASVSASNALAWQHRLPRVDVVPNGIELHHWVSDAVPVRGRAVWSGRITAEKGLHVAIDAARIAGMELHFAGPISDEEYHAREVVPRLGPDTVYHGHLDHHALPHMLATGDVFLATPLWAEPFGLAVVEAMALGVPVAALLSGAMGEIVAPQAGALAVHHTAQELAVSIRHARRKDRGRVRAWACRFSAETMVEGYVDLLEQAAEDARDLAAAEDAYGFDPREVPRPSADAADLESL, from the coding sequence ATGCGCATCAGCGTGCTCACCCACATGCTCCACCCCATCCGTTCGCCCTACGAGGGCGGGCTGGAGAGGCACACGGCCATGACCGTGGAGCACCTCGTGCGCCGGGGCCACGACGTCACCGTCTACGCGCGGGAGGGCACCCGGCTGCCGGGCGACGTCGTCGCCGTGCTGCCCGCCGAGGGCGCCGGCCCGGGCCGCGCGGGCGCCCGCGTGCGCGAGGAGGCCGCCCGCCGGGCCTGCGCGCTGATCCTCGACGGCGACTCCGACGCCGTCCTGAACAACTCCCTCTCCCCGGCGCCGCTCGAGCTGCTGCGCGCCCGCCCCATGGTCACCGTCCTGCACACGCCGGCCACGCTGGCGGAGGTGCTGGCCGTCGTCGACGCCCCGGGCTGGACGGCCCCCGACCACCATCGGTGGGCCTCGGTGTCCGCGTCGAACGCGCTGGCCTGGCAGCACCGGCTGCCGCGCGTGGACGTGGTGCCCAACGGGATCGAGCTGCACCACTGGGTCTCCGACGCCGTCCCCGTGCGCGGCCGCGCCGTGTGGTCGGGCCGGATCACGGCGGAGAAGGGCCTGCACGTGGCGATCGACGCCGCCCGGATCGCGGGCATGGAGCTGCACTTCGCCGGGCCGATCTCGGACGAGGAGTACCACGCCCGTGAGGTCGTGCCGCGGCTCGGCCCGGACACCGTCTACCACGGCCACCTCGACCACCACGCGCTGCCGCACATGCTCGCCACGGGCGATGTCTTCCTGGCCACCCCCCTGTGGGCCGAGCCGTTCGGGCTCGCCGTGGTCGAGGCCATGGCGCTCGGCGTGCCGGTGGCCGCGCTGCTCAGCGGCGCGATGGGGGAGATCGTCGCCCCGCAGGCCGGCGCGCTGGCCGTGCACCACACGGCGCAGGAGCTCGCGGTCTCGATCCGCCACGCCCGCCGCAAGGACCGGGGACGCGTGCGTGCGTGGGCCTGCCGGTTCAGCGCGGAGACCATGGTGGAGGGATACGTGGACCTGCTCGAGCAGGCCGCCGAGGACGCCCGCGATCTCGCCGCCGCCGAGGACGCGTACGGGTTCGACCCCCGGGAGGTCCCGCGCCCGTCCGCCGACGCGGCGGACCTGGAGTCCCTCTGA
- a CDS encoding VanZ family protein gives MVQLVVLYLPGEQVPQAGFAAPGLDKAIHVAVFALPAFLAVWRGRSAWWALPFAVHAPVSELVQHAWMPLRTGDPVDVVADLAGVVLGVVAAWRRRIGGSGASGV, from the coding sequence GTGGTGCAGCTGGTGGTGCTGTACCTGCCGGGCGAGCAGGTGCCGCAGGCCGGGTTCGCCGCGCCGGGGCTGGACAAGGCGATCCACGTGGCCGTGTTCGCGCTGCCCGCGTTCCTCGCCGTGTGGCGGGGGCGGAGCGCGTGGTGGGCGCTGCCGTTCGCGGTGCACGCGCCGGTGAGCGAGCTCGTGCAGCACGCGTGGATGCCGCTGCGGACGGGGGACCCGGTGGATGTCGTCGCGGATCTGGCGGGTGTGGTGCTCGGCGTGGTCGCCGCGTGGCGCCGCCGGATTGGAGGATCGGGGGCGTCGGGCGTATGA
- a CDS encoding putative transporter small subunit has product MTVGLTLYVLMWPVLVLAVLVSIARGFFADWAAARREGRSII; this is encoded by the coding sequence ATGACCGTCGGTCTGACCCTGTACGTCCTGATGTGGCCCGTCCTCGTGCTGGCCGTCCTCGTCTCGATCGCCCGCGGCTTCTTCGCCGACTGGGCCGCGGCCCGCCGCGAGGGCCGCTCGATCATCTGA
- a CDS encoding DUF2871 domain-containing protein: MTLVVLALDAVVRLPPAETSAAIPGIAGLGHLLVTAGLALLFVALYGGVRERQAHLETGRTGGAVIEGA, translated from the coding sequence GTGACCCTGGTGGTCCTCGCCCTCGACGCGGTCGTCCGCCTGCCCCCCGCCGAGACCTCGGCAGCCATCCCGGGCATCGCAGGGCTCGGCCACCTGCTCGTGACCGCCGGTCTCGCGCTGCTGTTCGTGGCCCTGTACGGCGGCGTGCGGGAGCGTCAGGCCCACCTCGAGACGGGCCGCACCGGCGGCGCCGTCATCGAGGGGGCCTGA
- a CDS encoding LutC/YkgG family protein, whose amino-acid sequence MSEAKAEILRRIREATADGPVPDPVQRTYRRTSSRDRAEVVEMLRDRLIDYRASVRDETEETVAAAIAELLGPDARYVVPAGLEPDWLPADSRGAGRERITEPAVGHTGERAAVRGAHDGEREPLSMDALNEVDAVVTSSTVSCAETGTIFLSGRPDEGRRAITLVPDHHVCIVPLDSVVELFPEALARVEATAPITMVSGPSATSDIELERVEGVHGPRRLDVILLDRAR is encoded by the coding sequence ATGAGCGAGGCGAAGGCCGAGATCCTGCGGCGCATCCGCGAGGCGACGGCGGACGGCCCGGTCCCGGACCCGGTGCAGCGCACCTACCGGCGGACCTCCTCCCGGGACCGGGCCGAGGTGGTGGAGATGCTGCGCGATCGGCTGATCGACTACCGGGCCTCCGTGCGGGATGAGACCGAGGAGACGGTGGCCGCGGCCATCGCCGAGCTGCTCGGCCCGGACGCCCGGTACGTGGTGCCGGCCGGTCTGGAGCCCGACTGGCTCCCCGCGGACTCGCGCGGGGCCGGCCGGGAGCGCATCACGGAGCCCGCGGTGGGTCACACGGGGGAGCGGGCCGCGGTCCGCGGCGCCCACGACGGCGAGCGCGAGCCCCTCAGCATGGACGCGCTGAACGAGGTGGACGCGGTGGTGACGTCCTCGACGGTCTCCTGCGCGGAGACCGGGACGATCTTCCTCAGCGGCCGCCCGGACGAGGGCCGCCGGGCGATCACCCTGGTCCCGGACCACCACGTGTGCATCGTTCCGCTGGACTCCGTGGTGGAGCTCTTCCCCGAGGCGCTGGCCCGCGTGGAGGCGACGGCGCCGATCACCATGGTCTCCGGGCCCTCGGCCACGAGCGACATCGAGCTCGAGCGCGTCGAAGGCGTGCACGGGCCGCGCCGCCTGGACGTGATCCTGCTCGACCGCGCTCGCTGA
- a CDS encoding lactate utilization protein B: MSTAPTRVRLGMPAVRPVHGEGEILLNTPFPESAREQLGNGQMRANIRRATHTIRAKRAGVVGELPDWQELRAAGSALKQSVMADLPALLERLESEVTARGGVVHWARDAAEANRIITELVTAKGVDEVIKVKSMATQEIGLDAALEHAGVAAVETDLAELIVQLGHDRPSHILVPAIHRNREEIRDIFIREMPETDESLTSEPADLAEASRRHLREKFLSTKVAISGANFGVAETGTLAVVESEGNGRMCLTLPETLITVMGIEKLVPTFEDLEVFLQLLPRSSTGERMNPYTSMWTGVTEGDGPQEFHLVLLDNGRSAVLADPKGRSALHCIRCSACMNVCPVYEQTGGHAYGSVYPGPIGAILSPQLTGVDAGENGTLPYASTLCGACYDVCPVAIDIPSILIHLRDEDVQATHAARKALRTDEDAAGGPLARAKAAVESVTPSQMDVAMKGASVVMSSGRRMSLAERGLGLGRVAAGPDRVLGWLPGIAGGWTDERDVPAPPRESFRNWWARHKDETEHRTALDGVAGLDRQEDEHVEEDGR, translated from the coding sequence ATGAGCACCGCACCCACCCGCGTGCGCCTGGGAATGCCCGCCGTCCGCCCCGTCCACGGCGAGGGCGAGATCCTGCTGAACACCCCGTTCCCCGAGTCTGCCCGCGAGCAGCTGGGGAACGGCCAGATGCGCGCCAACATCCGCCGGGCCACGCACACCATCCGTGCCAAGCGTGCCGGCGTCGTCGGGGAGCTGCCGGACTGGCAGGAGCTGCGCGCCGCCGGCTCCGCGCTGAAGCAGTCCGTCATGGCGGACCTGCCCGCGCTCCTCGAGCGGCTCGAGTCCGAGGTCACCGCGCGCGGCGGCGTCGTGCACTGGGCCCGGGACGCGGCCGAGGCCAACCGCATCATCACGGAGCTCGTCACCGCCAAGGGCGTGGACGAGGTGATCAAGGTCAAGTCCATGGCCACCCAGGAGATCGGCCTGGACGCCGCGCTCGAGCATGCCGGCGTGGCCGCCGTCGAGACGGACCTGGCCGAGCTCATCGTCCAGCTCGGCCACGACCGGCCCAGCCACATCCTCGTCCCCGCGATCCACCGCAACCGCGAGGAGATCCGGGACATCTTCATCCGGGAGATGCCAGAGACGGACGAGAGCCTCACCTCCGAGCCGGCCGACCTGGCCGAGGCCTCACGCCGGCACCTGCGCGAGAAGTTCCTGAGCACGAAGGTGGCGATCTCCGGGGCGAACTTCGGCGTCGCCGAGACGGGCACGCTGGCCGTCGTCGAGTCGGAGGGCAACGGCCGCATGTGCCTGACCCTGCCGGAGACGCTGATCACCGTGATGGGCATCGAGAAGCTCGTGCCCACCTTCGAGGACCTCGAGGTGTTCCTGCAGCTGCTGCCGCGCTCGTCCACGGGCGAGCGGATGAACCCGTACACCTCCATGTGGACGGGCGTCACCGAGGGCGACGGTCCCCAGGAGTTCCACCTGGTCCTGCTGGACAACGGCCGCTCCGCGGTGCTGGCCGACCCGAAGGGCCGTTCCGCGCTGCACTGTATCCGCTGCTCGGCGTGCATGAACGTGTGCCCCGTGTACGAGCAGACCGGCGGCCACGCCTACGGCTCGGTCTACCCGGGCCCGATCGGCGCGATCCTCTCCCCGCAGCTCACCGGTGTGGACGCGGGGGAGAACGGCACCCTGCCCTACGCCTCCACGCTGTGCGGGGCGTGCTACGACGTGTGCCCCGTGGCCATCGACATCCCCTCGATCCTCATCCACCTCCGGGACGAGGACGTGCAGGCCACCCACGCCGCCCGGAAGGCCCTGCGCACGGACGAGGACGCCGCCGGCGGCCCCCTGGCCCGCGCCAAGGCGGCGGTGGAGTCCGTCACGCCCTCGCAGATGGACGTGGCGATGAAGGGCGCCTCCGTGGTGATGTCCTCGGGTCGGCGCATGTCGCTGGCCGAGCGGGGACTGGGGCTGGGCCGGGTCGCGGCCGGGCCGGACCGGGTGCTCGGCTGGCTGCCGGGCATCGCCGGCGGGTGGACCGACGAGCGTGACGTGCCGGCGCCCCCGCGGGAGTCCTTCCGCAACTGGTGGGCCCGCCACAAGGATGAGACCGAGCACCGGACCGCCCTGGACGGCGTCGCGGGGCTGGACCGCCAGGAGGACGAGCACGTCGAGGAGGACGGACGATGA
- a CDS encoding (Fe-S)-binding protein — MRIALFATCIVDAMYPKVALATVRILERLGHEVVFPPGQGCCSQMHVNSGYVEDALPVVRNHVRTFMEADYDLAVAPSGSCVASLGHQQPDVARSCGDEGLARDAEVVASRTLELSQLLTDVLGVTDAGAQLGSWFPHTVTYHPSCHGMRLLRLGSRQEDLLRTVADIDLRPLPDAEECCGFGGTFSLKNPDVSAAIAEEKIEKITASGASLCTGGDASCLLHLDGAMHRREARGQDGRPLRTVHLAEILAATRENPLEVDGPVELSIPASAGARRGPSARVEEARR; from the coding sequence ATGAGAATCGCCCTGTTCGCCACATGCATCGTGGACGCGATGTATCCCAAGGTGGCCCTCGCCACCGTCCGCATCCTCGAGCGGCTCGGCCACGAGGTGGTCTTCCCGCCCGGCCAGGGCTGCTGCTCGCAGATGCACGTCAACAGCGGGTACGTGGAGGACGCCCTGCCCGTGGTGCGCAACCACGTCCGCACCTTCATGGAGGCCGACTACGACCTCGCCGTCGCCCCCTCCGGCTCCTGCGTGGCCTCGCTCGGCCACCAGCAGCCGGACGTCGCACGCTCCTGCGGGGACGAGGGTCTGGCCCGCGACGCCGAGGTCGTCGCCTCCCGCACCCTCGAGCTGTCCCAGCTGCTCACGGACGTCCTCGGCGTGACGGACGCCGGAGCCCAGCTCGGCTCCTGGTTCCCGCACACCGTGACCTACCACCCCTCCTGCCACGGCATGCGCCTGCTGCGCCTGGGCTCGCGCCAGGAGGACCTGTTGCGCACCGTCGCGGACATCGACCTGCGCCCGCTGCCGGACGCCGAGGAGTGCTGCGGCTTCGGCGGCACCTTCTCCCTGAAGAACCCGGACGTCTCCGCCGCCATCGCGGAGGAGAAGATCGAGAAGATCACCGCGTCCGGCGCCTCCCTCTGCACGGGCGGCGACGCCTCCTGCCTGCTCCACCTGGACGGGGCCATGCACCGTCGAGAGGCGCGCGGCCAGGACGGCCGCCCGCTGCGCACCGTGCACCTCGCCGAGATCCTCGCGGCCACCCGGGAGAACCCGCTCGAGGTCGACGGCCCCGTCGAACTGTCCATCCCCGCGTCGGCCGGCGCCCGCCGCGGACCGTCCGCCCGTGTTGAGGAGGCCCGCCGATGA